GCTCGCCTCCACTTTGCGGAAAGCAGGTATAGTTCAGATAATGCTGTGGGAACGGCATTATTGGGGCCCCTCTTAGCAACATAATTTAATTATTCAGTAAAAAATTAAATTTCACCACATTTTGTTATTATTTGTGGCAGGAATAGTCATTGAAATAATCGAATATTTAATGATATGTGTTTGTTACAGCAGTACTATTCTTAAGGAGGGAATCGGGACGTGAACCGAATAGTAACTAAAAAAGTGTTGGCTCCAACTATTAAATTAATGGAGATTGATGCCCCCAAAGTTGCAGCCAAAGCTAAAGCCGGGCAGTTTATTATTTTAAGGGTTGACAGTGAAGGTGAACGTATACCTTTGACTATCGCTGATTATGATAAGTCCAAAGGGACAATTACTATCATTTTTCAGGAAGTAGGCTACTCTACTCAAAAACTCGGTCTTTTGGAAGAAGGGCAGGCGATACCTGATTTTGTTGGTCCTTTGGGACAACCCTCTGAAATTGAAAACTACGGAAGAGTTATCTGTGTCGGAGGGGGTGTCGGGGTGGCGCCTGTTTACCCTATTGCTAAGGCCTTAAAGGAGGCAGGCAATGAAGTTATTTCCATTATAGGCGCCAGAACCAAGGAGCTTTTAATCTGGGAAGAAGAGATGCGCAAGGTAAGTTCTGAACTTTTAATTGCTACCGACGATGGTTCGTACGGTCATAAGGGTTTTGTTACTGATCTGCTAAAACAGGTTATCGAGGAAAGAGGCAATATTGCCAAGGTTTGGGGTATAGGCCCTGTGGTAATGATGCGGGCAGTGGCTGAAACCACCAGGCCCTACAATATTTCTACCATAGTGAGCATGAACCCGATTATGGTAGATGGTACCGGAATGTGTGGCGCTTGCCGTGTAAGCGTAGGTGAAGAGACTAAATTTGCCTGTGTTGATGGGCCCGAATTTGACGGACATCTTGTTGACTGGAATTTAGCCCTTCGCAGGCTTGCCATGTTTAAAGATGAAGAAAAACGCGCCTTAGCTAGGCAAAATTGTGGAGGTGGATGCGGATGCCATTAAACTTAGACAGGACGCCCATGCCTGCCCAGGAGGCAAGTGAACGGATTAAAAATTTTAAAGAGGTTGCCTTGGGTTTCGATGCCGATATGGCAGTTAAAGAGGCTGAACGCTGTATCCAATGCAAAAAGCCCGGTTGTGTACAGGGTTGCCCTGTTAATGTGGATATCCCTGATTTTATCAAATTGATTACGCAAAAGGATTTTATAGGGGCGGCCCAAAAGATTAAAGAGAAAAACAACCTGCCTGCTATCTGCGGAAGGGTATGCCCTCAGGAAAACCAGTGCGAAAAACTTTGTGTTTTAGCCAAAAAAGGTGCCCCTGTGGGTATTGGTCGGTTAGAAAGGTTTGCGGCAGATTTTCAGTTGAACGAAAAGGTTGAAGTGCCGGAGATACCTCCCAGCTCAGGGTTTAAAGTGGCCGTCATTGGTGCGGGTCCGGCAGGGCTCACTTGCGCAGCCGACCTGGCCAAGATGGGGCATAAGGTTACTGTTTTTGAGGCGCTCCACGTCCCGGGCGGTGTATTGATGTATGGAATACCCGAATTCCGTCTCCCTAAAAAGATCGTAGAGGCGGAAATTGACTATATTAAAAAACTAGGTGTAGATATCCAGGTAAACTCTGTGGTGGGCAAAATGAATACCGTTGATGAATTGTTGGAAGAAGGCTATGATGCGGTATTTATCGGTACCGGTGCCGGCCTGCCTTATTTTATGAATATTCCCGGTGAAAACTTTAACGGCGTTTATTCGGCCAACGAATTTCTAACCAGGACAAATTTGATGAAAGCTTACGATTTTCCTAATTCTCCGACTCCAATAAAGGTTGGAAAGAAAGTTGCAGTGATCGGCGCGGGTAATGTGGCTATGGACGCTGCAAGAACAGCTTTACGTTTAGGCGCCGAAGAATCCTATATTGTTTACCGCAGATCCAAAGAAGAGATTCCCGCCAGACATGAAGAACTGGAGCATGCCTTGGAGGAAGGTGTACAGCTCAAGCTTTTGACCAGCCCGGTAGAAATTCACGGCAATGAAGAAGGTTGGGTCACGGGAATGACCTGTATTCGCTATGAGCTGGGAGAGCCTGATGCCAGCGGCCGTCGGAAACCTGTGCCGGTAGAAGGGTCAGAATATTTCATGGAAGTTGATACCGTGGTTATGGCTATCGGGCAAGGGCCAAATCCCTTGGTCTTAAATACTACTCCGGGGTTGGAGTTGAACAAGAAAGGAAATATTGTCGCTGACGAAAAAGGACAAACCTCTAAACCGGGCGTTTTTGCCGGAGGCGATATTGTAACCGGTGCCGCCACTGTAATTTTGGCTATGGGCGCCGGGAAAAAGGCAGCCCAGGCTATTGATGAATACCTTAAAACGTTAAAGAAATAAAAAAACTTTATTTCAAATAAAAATAGCAGGAAAATCCTAATTGGGTTGGAAATTATTCCAATGAAGAAAATTCTGCAAAGGAGTCAGGTGAATATGGCGAATCTAATTGATGGTAAAGCGATTGCTGCCCAAATTAAAGAAGAAATTAAAACTGAAGTGGCAGGGTTACGGGCTGAAGGAATTGTTCCCAAAATGGCTGTTGTTCTGGTGGGTGATGATCCTGCTTCGGTGGTTTATGCCAAGTCCAAGCAAAAGGTAGCTAACGGGGTGGGTATTGATTTTGAACTGTTTGAAATGCCGGCCTCAACTCCCGAAGAAGAGGTACTGGCTTTGATCGAACGTTTGAACAACGATGCTAACATCCATGGTATTATGGTTGAACTTCCTCTGCCAAAACACATTTCCAAAGAAAGGGTTATGGAAGCTGTAGCTCCTAATAAGGATATTGACGGAGTACACCCGATTAACAGAGGGTACATTTTAAGCAATGGTCCTGGTCTGTTCCCGGCAACCCCGCAAAGCTGCGTGGAAATTATGCTCCGCAGCGGTATTGAAATTGCAGGGAAACATGCAGTTATTGTAGGCCGCGGTGAAACTGTAGGTAAGCCATTGGTGTTTTTACTGCTTAAACACAACCCTACTATTACGGTATGCCATTCCAAAACACCGGATTTAGGGCAATATACCAGACAGGCCGATATAGTTATTGCTGCTGTCGGTAAAGCTAAAATGATTACCGGGGATATGATCAAGCCTGGTGCTGTTGTGGTTGATGCCGGGATCAACGAAGTTGACGGCGGAATCTGCGGTGATGTTGATTTTGAAAGCGCAAAAGAAGTTGCAGGTGCTATCACTCCTGTACCAGGCGGGGTTGGCTCACTGACAACTGTGCTGATTTTGAAGAACGTCTTAAAAGGGCTCAAGATTCAGTTAGGAAGGGAATAAAGGGGGAAAAGGCGTGAGCGAGATTTTTGATTGGTCTTTGAGAAAAGTTCTGGAGGTTTCTGCTTCCGATTCACCTACGCCAGGTGGCGGCAGTGTTTCTGCTATGGTAGGTTCCTTGGGAACTGCCATGGTAGCCATGGTGGGGAACTTAACTGTAGGTAAAGAAAAATATAAGGATGTTGAGCCGAAGGTACAGGAGATCTTGACCAAAGCTAAAGACATCATGACCAAGTTGGAAGAGCTTGTAGATAAAGACATTGCAGAATTTGGCAATTTCATGGACGTGCTGAAAATGCCAAAGGATACAGAAGAACAAAAAGCCAAAAGAGCTGAGCTGATGCAAAAAGCTTTAGTCGGTGCTACCGACACTCCATTGGAGATTGCCAGAGTTTGCCTCGAAGCCTTGAAAATTGCGGAAGAATTATCGACCATCGGCAATAAAGGTGCAATCAGCGATGTGGGTGTAGGCGCCTATGTAGCGGAAGCGGCGTTGAACAGTGTGCTTTTAAGTGTTGATATCAACATTCCCAGCATTAAAGATCAAGAATACGTTGCAAAAGCACTTGCTGAAAAAAATCGACTGATTGTCGAAGCAAAAGCGCTGCGGGAAAAAGCGGTCAGCCAGGTACAGGATAGGATGAAGTAATGCCAAACTCTGGTTTTGCCCGTTGTTTAACAGTAAGTGAGTTAAGTTCATATTTAAAAGACATACTGGAAAAGGATAAATTGCTGAGTAACTTGTGGGTGAAAGGAGAAATATCAAACCTTAAGGCTGCTTCTTCCAGGCACATCTACTTCACTTTAAAGGATGAACATGCATGCGTAAAAAGCGTAATTTTTCGCTCGGTGGCAGAGAAAATGCTTTTTCGTTTGGCAAACGGAATGAAAGTAATGGTCAGAGGCTATTTGTCAGTCTATCACAAAGACGGGCAGTACCAGCTTTATGTTCAGGAAGTTCATAATGTAGGGTTAGGCGATCTCCATTTAGCATTTGAGCAGTTAAAGGCTAAACTGGAGGAAGAGGGTTTATTTGCTGTCAACCTGAAACAAGCAATACCGGTTTTGCCTGGCAAAATCGGTATTGTTACTTCATTAACTGGTGCGGTTATCCACGATATCATTACCATTACCCGCCGCAGGTTTCCGGGGTTGGCGCTCGTCATAGCTCCTGCTGCCGTACAAGGTGCTGAGGCTCCCAAGGAAATAGCAGCGGCTATTGAAAGGCTGAATAAATATACTGATGTGGATGTAATAATTGTGGCCAGAGGCGGAGGTTCTTTGGAAGAATTATGGGCTTTTAACACTGAAATTGTGGCAAAGGCCATCTTCGCTTCCAAGATACCGGTCATTTCAGCGGTCGGCCACGAAACAGATTTTACCATTGCCGATTTGGTAGCGGACAGAAGGGCCCCTACTCCTTCTGCCGCTGCCGAAATTGCTGTCCCGGATTTAAGGGAGCTGCAAGCAAAGTTGAAAAAATTGCGGGCTGAGCTGGAAAAAGGTGTATCGAAACTACTAAACGAGTATCACCTGAAACTGGCATATCTGTCCAAAACCAGGGTTCTCACTGATCCCTGGGCAATTCTTTCCCAATACAGGCAGTTAGTTGACTATGCCGAACGAAATTTGTTTTTTGCAGTGCAAAATCTAAAAAAAGAAAAAAAAGCAGAAATCGCACAAATTGCTGGCAAACTGGATGCCTTAAGTCCCCTGGCTATTTTGCAACGGGGTTACGCAGTATGCAGAAAACCCGGAGGACAGCTTATAACCGATGTTGGGCAAGTAGCTCAAGGGGAACAGGTTGAAGTTATTTTACAGAATGGAAGTCTGCAATGTATGGTTGCAGACACTGTAAGGAGCGGTTGTGATGAGTGAACTGGCTAAAGAGCTGACATTTGAAAATGCCATGGCTAATTTGGAAACTATAATCCGGGAACTGGAAACAGGAGCTGTGACCCTGGAAGAGACTTTGGCAAAATTTGAGGAAGGTATAAGGCTTTTAAACTTTTGCCAGCAAAAATTAACTAAGGCGGAGGAACGCATTGCGGTTTTAATGGAGACGGGCAGCGGGCATGTACGGTTGGAACCATGGCAGCCTGAAGGAGAAAAGGAATGAACATATCTGCATATTTCCAAGAAAGGCGAACTATAGTAGATAACGCGTTATGCAGTATGTTGCCGGCCAGCGATCAATATCCGCATGTTATCCATCAGGCAATGTATCACAGCCTGTTTGCAGGGGGAAAAAGGTTACGGCCTATTTTGGCTTTGGCTGCTTATGAAGCGATTGAATGCAGCTACCGGAAAATACTACCCACTGCTTGCGCATTAGAATGTATTCATACCTATTCTTTAATCCATGATGACTTACCGGCTATGGATGATGATGATTTTAGGCGCGGTGTTCCTACCTGCCATAAAGTTTATGGTGAAGCGATTGCTATTTTAGCGGGAGATGCCCTTCTCACCCATGCCTTCTATTTGCTGGCCGAGAATGCCAAAATTGAGGGCATAAGCGTAGAACGGGTGGTAAAAGTCATTGCAGAGATTGCCAATGCTTGTGGGACTAACGGCTTAATCGGGGGACAAGTTGTAGATTTGACATCGGAAGCTAAACAGGTAGACGCTGATACATTGCGCTACATTCATCAAAAAAAGACAGGCGCTTTAATTACTGCGTCGGTCCGGGCCGGAGCAATTTTGGCAGGAGCGAGTGTTCGGCAATTAGAAGCAATGACAGGTTACGGCGACTGCTTGGGTTTGGCATTTCAAATAACTGATGATATACTAGATATCGAGGGAAGCATTGAAGCGCTTGGTAAAACTCCTGGTAGCGATGCTAAAAAACATAAAGCTACTTACCCGGCGCTATTCGGCATGCAGGAAGCGAAAAAACAAGCTGAAATTGCGGTCCAGAAGGCAAAGAACTGTATAGAAGTGCTAGGAGAACGAGGCGAGGTTTTGAGCTCCATAGCCGATTTCGTATTATACCGCAATAGTTGAATTTGGTTGTTGCATTTCGTTAAGTATTGTAGTATAATTCGTTACTGTTTGTTGAACTATTTTCGGGTGGTGCAGTATTCTAGTCAGAACGACCAATTTTGAAGGCGGGCCTAAAAATCCGTCAAGGGCACAGCGATGAAGTTCCTGGTAGTGGCTTTCGACGCCCAGTCGGGGGTTGCTGCTGGGAGTTAAGAAGGATGGGGCGATCTACAATGGCATGTAGGCGTTGACCCCGCCTTCGTGGAGACCCAAGTGTGTGGTTAGTCTGTCCTAGACAACAGCTACGGCTTGGGGTAGAAACCTGCATGTTGGTACTAGGCGTGCTGGCTGCAGTGTAGCCTGCCTTGAGTGGTGTTGGTGGATCTAAGGGCTTTCTTACCCGGAAGTTTAAGGCCTTAAACTTCCGGGTAAGCTATGTGAAACCAGTACTGCAAAAGAGGCTAGAAATCGGTTCGTTCTGTCGGGGAAAACTCCTAGACTGTTTACACCGTAAGGCCTATACGGGATTAAAGTGTGTGCTAAGTGGTAATCTAGCCCTGATGCCGGTGACGGTTCAGAGCAGTTTTTGAAGGGAAACCGCTGATCCGGTGACGGTCAGTAAACTGTTGGGAAATCCTACTAGACCTAAGCCACAAAGTTTACCGTATAGGCTGCCACCCGTCTATACACATAATGTGGTTCCCTGGAGGAATAGCAATGGTTAAAACCGGAAACAATAGCTTTGCGGTATACAAGCATGCACTTTTTGTTGGATTAGGCGCTTTTTTTTTAGCAATCGGCATTGGCTTGGGATCGCAGGGGCTATTAAAAAGCATTTCCTCTTTGGCGATAGCATTTGCGTTACTCATGCTTATTATTCTTATTGGCATAATTTTTGATATAATTGGCACAGCGGCTGCTGCGGCAACGGAAGTGCCATTCCATGCTAAAGCAGCCCGTAAAGTTAAGGGCGCTAAACAAGCTATAGCCTTAGTTAAAAATGCCGACAAAGTAGCAAATTTCTGTAACGATGTGGTAGGTGACGTCAGTGCTTCACTTAGTGGAGCAATTGGAGCAACTATTGTAAGCACTTTGTTGACAGGAAATCTGGAAAACAAACTTGTCATCGCCGGTACTGTAATGACCGGCTTTATAGCCGGGACTACCGTAGGTGGGAAAGCCCTGGGAAAGCATTTTGCCCTGGCGGAAGCTAATGAAATCATTTTTCAAGTTGGCAGAATTTTAGCCTGGCTGGAAACAACCATAGGTTTGAAATTTTTCAGTGCCACCCCGAAGAAAGGTAGAAAGTCATGATTGCTTTGGAAAATATTTCAGGGCCGGAAGTTTTACATAACTGTTCAATTAAGGATTTGGAACACCTTGCCTGTCAGCTTAGAACCAAGATTATTAATACTGTTTCCGAGACCGGTGGACACTTGGCGCCAAGTTTGGGTGTGGTTGAATTAACCCTGGCATTGCATAGCACTTTTCATTCACCCCGGGACAAGATTATCTGGGACGTAGGGCATCAGAGTTACGCCCACAAGCTGATAACAGGCCGCAGGGAAAATTTCCAATATTTGCGCCAGTACGGAGGTTTAAGCGGTTTTCCCAAAAGGCAGGAAAGCCCCCATGATGTTTTTGATACCGGCCATAGCAGTACCTCTATTTCTGCTGCATTGGGCATGGCCCTGGCCAGGGATTTGAGCAAGGAGCAATACGAAGTAATAGCAGTGATTGGCGATGGGGCTTTAACCGGGGGAATGGCTTTTGAAGCTTTAAATCATGCCGGTCATCTTGGAACCCACTTGCTGGTTATTTTAAATGATAATGAGATGTCTATTGCTTCCAATGTGGGTGCTTTGTCTGCTTATCTTAGCAGGATCCGGACAGAACCTGTTTACTCAAAAGGTAAAGAAGAACTAGAAAGCATCTTGAGGAAATTGCCTTCCATTGGAGATAAAGTATTCAGGGTAGCTGACAGAGTGAAAGACAGCTTAAAATACTTGGTGGTTCCCGGGATGTTGTTCGAAGAACTGGGTTTTACCTACTTAGGACCAATAGACGGTCATAATATAGCCATAATGAAAAAGGTTCTGGAAAGAGCCAAAAGAACAAAAGGTCCAGTATTAATTCATGTAGTGACTAAAAAGGGCAAAGGATATAAACCTGCAGAATTAAACCCCAATTTATTTCACGGAGTGGGTCCTTTTGACATTACTACGGGTGATGTTCTGAAAAAACCCTCAAGTCCCAGTTATACCGAAGTTTTTGGTCGAAAAATGGTTGAGCTTGGTCAGAGGTGGGACAAGTTGGTAGCCATCACTGCTGCTATGCCCAACGGCACGGGCTTAAATTACTTTGCAGAAAAATTTCCGGATCGTTTCTTTGACGTAGGCATTGCAGAACAACATGCTGTTACCTTGGGCGCAGGTCTGGCAGTTTCCGGTTTTAAACCTGTTGTGGCAATTTACTCCACCTTCTTACAGAGGGCTTTTGACCAGGTGCTGCATGATGTTTGTATGCAAAACCTGCCGGTCCTCTTTGCTGTGGACAGGGCAGGCTTGGTTGGGGAAGATGGTGAGACCCATCAGGGAATTTTTGACTTGTCTTTTTTAAGACCTATACCTAACCTGAAGATCATGGCGCCAAAAGATGAGCATGAGTTAGATAAGATGCTGGAATATGGTTTGACTTTAAATAGTCCGGTGGTTATACGTTACCCGCGGGGAACGGGGCTTGGTGCCCTCAAGCTGCAGAACTGGCAGGAGCTGGAAGAGGGAAAGTCAGAAATTATAAGAGAAGGCAAAGATATTGTCATTTTTGCAGTAGGTCCTGTTGTTTACGACTGTCTTCAAGCTGCAGAACTATTGGCGCAAAAGAA
This region of Zhaonella formicivorans genomic DNA includes:
- a CDS encoding sulfide/dihydroorotate dehydrogenase-like FAD/NAD-binding protein, producing the protein MNRIVTKKVLAPTIKLMEIDAPKVAAKAKAGQFIILRVDSEGERIPLTIADYDKSKGTITIIFQEVGYSTQKLGLLEEGQAIPDFVGPLGQPSEIENYGRVICVGGGVGVAPVYPIAKALKEAGNEVISIIGARTKELLIWEEEMRKVSSELLIATDDGSYGHKGFVTDLLKQVIEERGNIAKVWGIGPVVMMRAVAETTRPYNISTIVSMNPIMVDGTGMCGACRVSVGEETKFACVDGPEFDGHLVDWNLALRRLAMFKDEEKRALARQNCGGGCGCH
- the gltA gene encoding NADPH-dependent glutamate synthase, producing the protein MPLNLDRTPMPAQEASERIKNFKEVALGFDADMAVKEAERCIQCKKPGCVQGCPVNVDIPDFIKLITQKDFIGAAQKIKEKNNLPAICGRVCPQENQCEKLCVLAKKGAPVGIGRLERFAADFQLNEKVEVPEIPPSSGFKVAVIGAGPAGLTCAADLAKMGHKVTVFEALHVPGGVLMYGIPEFRLPKKIVEAEIDYIKKLGVDIQVNSVVGKMNTVDELLEEGYDAVFIGTGAGLPYFMNIPGENFNGVYSANEFLTRTNLMKAYDFPNSPTPIKVGKKVAVIGAGNVAMDAARTALRLGAEESYIVYRRSKEEIPARHEELEHALEEGVQLKLLTSPVEIHGNEEGWVTGMTCIRYELGEPDASGRRKPVPVEGSEYFMEVDTVVMAIGQGPNPLVLNTTPGLELNKKGNIVADEKGQTSKPGVFAGGDIVTGAATVILAMGAGKKAAQAIDEYLKTLKK
- a CDS encoding bifunctional 5,10-methylenetetrahydrofolate dehydrogenase/5,10-methenyltetrahydrofolate cyclohydrolase; translation: MANLIDGKAIAAQIKEEIKTEVAGLRAEGIVPKMAVVLVGDDPASVVYAKSKQKVANGVGIDFELFEMPASTPEEEVLALIERLNNDANIHGIMVELPLPKHISKERVMEAVAPNKDIDGVHPINRGYILSNGPGLFPATPQSCVEIMLRSGIEIAGKHAVIVGRGETVGKPLVFLLLKHNPTITVCHSKTPDLGQYTRQADIVIAAVGKAKMITGDMIKPGAVVVDAGINEVDGGICGDVDFESAKEVAGAITPVPGGVGSLTTVLILKNVLKGLKIQLGRE
- a CDS encoding cyclodeaminase/cyclohydrolase family protein translates to MSEIFDWSLRKVLEVSASDSPTPGGGSVSAMVGSLGTAMVAMVGNLTVGKEKYKDVEPKVQEILTKAKDIMTKLEELVDKDIAEFGNFMDVLKMPKDTEEQKAKRAELMQKALVGATDTPLEIARVCLEALKIAEELSTIGNKGAISDVGVGAYVAEAALNSVLLSVDINIPSIKDQEYVAKALAEKNRLIVEAKALREKAVSQVQDRMK
- the xseA gene encoding exodeoxyribonuclease VII large subunit, which produces MPNSGFARCLTVSELSSYLKDILEKDKLLSNLWVKGEISNLKAASSRHIYFTLKDEHACVKSVIFRSVAEKMLFRLANGMKVMVRGYLSVYHKDGQYQLYVQEVHNVGLGDLHLAFEQLKAKLEEEGLFAVNLKQAIPVLPGKIGIVTSLTGAVIHDIITITRRRFPGLALVIAPAAVQGAEAPKEIAAAIERLNKYTDVDVIIVARGGGSLEELWAFNTEIVAKAIFASKIPVISAVGHETDFTIADLVADRRAPTPSAAAEIAVPDLRELQAKLKKLRAELEKGVSKLLNEYHLKLAYLSKTRVLTDPWAILSQYRQLVDYAERNLFFAVQNLKKEKKAEIAQIAGKLDALSPLAILQRGYAVCRKPGGQLITDVGQVAQGEQVEVILQNGSLQCMVADTVRSGCDE
- a CDS encoding exodeoxyribonuclease VII small subunit, with amino-acid sequence MSELAKELTFENAMANLETIIRELETGAVTLEETLAKFEEGIRLLNFCQQKLTKAEERIAVLMETGSGHVRLEPWQPEGEKE
- a CDS encoding polyprenyl synthetase family protein — its product is MNISAYFQERRTIVDNALCSMLPASDQYPHVIHQAMYHSLFAGGKRLRPILALAAYEAIECSYRKILPTACALECIHTYSLIHDDLPAMDDDDFRRGVPTCHKVYGEAIAILAGDALLTHAFYLLAENAKIEGISVERVVKVIAEIANACGTNGLIGGQVVDLTSEAKQVDADTLRYIHQKKTGALITASVRAGAILAGASVRQLEAMTGYGDCLGLAFQITDDILDIEGSIEALGKTPGSDAKKHKATYPALFGMQEAKKQAEIAVQKAKNCIEVLGERGEVLSSIADFVLYRNS
- the dxs gene encoding 1-deoxy-D-xylulose-5-phosphate synthase gives rise to the protein MIALENISGPEVLHNCSIKDLEHLACQLRTKIINTVSETGGHLAPSLGVVELTLALHSTFHSPRDKIIWDVGHQSYAHKLITGRRENFQYLRQYGGLSGFPKRQESPHDVFDTGHSSTSISAALGMALARDLSKEQYEVIAVIGDGALTGGMAFEALNHAGHLGTHLLVILNDNEMSIASNVGALSAYLSRIRTEPVYSKGKEELESILRKLPSIGDKVFRVADRVKDSLKYLVVPGMLFEELGFTYLGPIDGHNIAIMKKVLERAKRTKGPVLIHVVTKKGKGYKPAELNPNLFHGVGPFDITTGDVLKKPSSPSYTEVFGRKMVELGQRWDKLVAITAAMPNGTGLNYFAEKFPDRFFDVGIAEQHAVTLGAGLAVSGFKPVVAIYSTFLQRAFDQVLHDVCMQNLPVLFAVDRAGLVGEDGETHQGIFDLSFLRPIPNLKIMAPKDEHELDKMLEYGLTLNSPVVIRYPRGTGLGALKLQNWQELEEGKSEIIREGKDIVIFAVGPVVYDCLQAAELLAQKKIQATVVNVRFVKPLDEETIISLAGRAGAVVTVEEHVMAGGFGSAVQEILGRAGLTVKLMQIGLPDEFITQGDVSLLRKKYGLDAEGIYAKIMKYWQEVKKVKAAL